From Spirosoma aerolatum, one genomic window encodes:
- the cas2 gene encoding CRISPR-associated endonuclease Cas2: MYVILVYDMGQKRVGKMLKLCRRYLNWIQNSVFEGELTEVQLKELLYEARRIMNEEEDSLILFKNRDQKWLDKQIVGVERQSTDDFL, from the coding sequence ATGTATGTAATTTTAGTTTACGACATGGGGCAGAAGCGCGTTGGGAAGATGCTCAAGCTCTGTCGGCGTTATTTGAACTGGATTCAGAATTCAGTATTTGAAGGGGAACTGACGGAGGTGCAGTTGAAAGAGCTATTGTATGAGGCAAGGCGCATTATGAACGAAGAAGAGGACAGTCTGATTCTGTTTAAAAACCGGGACCAGAAGTGGCTCGACAAGCAAATTGTAGGGGTAGAACGGCAATCGACAGACGATTTTCTGTAG